From the Triticum dicoccoides isolate Atlit2015 ecotype Zavitan unplaced genomic scaffold, WEW_v2.0 scaffold34200, whole genome shotgun sequence genome, the window AGACGGAAGTTTATTCGCCGATCTTAAATTGACTACTCCCTCATAGAAGTATATCACCTTTGGCGACAACAATGAAGGAAAGGTAATTGAGTTAGGTAAAGTTGCTATATCCAAAGAGAAGCACATTGATAAGGTCATGCTTGTTCAATCTCTTAGATTCAATCTACTGTCCATTTCAAATTTTGTGATATGGGCATGATGGTGTTATTCACCAAATCTAGATGTGTGGTTTTCATGCAAAATGATAACACCTTTATATTCGAAGGTGTAGAAAATGTTATTTATATATTGTGAATTTCTCTAAAGGTCCCTCAGTTACCACCTGTTTTCTTGCAGAAACTATAGAGGGCTGGTTGTGGCATCAAAGGCTTGGCCATGTATGTATGAGAAACTTGCAGGCGTTGGTGAAGAAAATGCACATCATAGAAATTGCCGATGTAaaattccataaaaatcgcctcttTGGTGCATGCGAAGCTAGCAAGCTCATGAAGAAATTGCATTCCCCAGACTATCATGACCATGACAAGGCCACTCAAGattcttcacatggacctcttcgggccgCAGAGCTACTCTAGCTTCGGTGTAACCACTATGGACTCGCCATTGTCTATGATTTTTCTTCACATGAGTTTTCTTTCTTGAGGATTAATCCAGAACCCAGAAATTTTTCAAACGTTTTGCCAAAAAGGCTGAAAATAAATATGAAATCACCATCAGGCACGTGAAAAGTGAAAGTGGCACGTAGTTCAACAATACTCATATCAAAGAGTTTCTCAATTATTATGGCATCACCCATGAGTTCTCCGCGGCTTATACTCCCAAGCAAAATGGAGTAGTGGAGAGAAATAATCAAACACTCATTAAGATTGTATGGATCATATTTAATGAGTACAAAACCTCAATGCAATTTTGGGCGAACGCCATCAACAAAGGACCGTATGATCTCAGCAGCATCTCTCTTCATGTCTCTCTCATCTGACTTGTCGAATAGGGGATAGATGAGAATTTACTAAAAGTCAGAGCTCCATACCTTATCCACTATAATCCATTGTACCCCTTTGGTATATCAGGTCGCCGCATCGCCATTGCCATCCAAAAATTCGATGCTCCACACTGAGCCCATACGTGGAGTGGTGCAAATTAAAGGAGCTCGGCATTTATCCGAACCCTTCCGTATCACCTTTTTCCGGTCAAATTGCTCGAAGATCATCCTGTCGGTGCACATTTCCATGGCTATATATGCAAGGTTCCCCTATGTCCAGCCCAAAGCAAGCCAGCACAGCTCAAAGTCAAAGCCTCGTACCCGAGAATTGAGCTCTCTAGCACTAGCACTGAAGATCGGGCCAGCTTGATGGAGCAAGTGACGAAGCTAGCGGGGCAGCGGGCCGTGGTGATCTTCGGCACGAGCTCCTGCTGCATGTGCCACACGGTGACGAGCCTCCTCCGGGATCTCGGGGCAAACCCCACGGTGGTGGAACTGGACGAGGACCCTTGGGGGAAGGAGATGGAGAAGGCGCTGGCGCGGCTCATCGGACGGAACCCTGCCGTGCCGGCGGTGTTCATCGGCGGCAGGCTCGTCGGATGCACCGACAAGGTCATGTCCCTTCACCTCAGCGGCAAACTGGTCCCGCTGCTTCGTAATGCAGGTGCTGTCTGGGTGTAGTCCAGGGAGGGCTTTGTAGATATTCGGCTTTGATGCATTGGGCGCCAGAGAATAATGTAATGTGTACGTGCTCAGTTATCCTTTCCTGTATTTGGGGACGATGGAGACTAAGGAAACCATGCAGGTATTTTTACTGTTGATGGGAGTGCCTGTCCTATCAAAGTGTTACACATTATAAAAGCAAATTG encodes:
- the LOC119345921 gene encoding glutaredoxin-C1-like, which gives rise to MEQVTKLAGQRAVVIFGTSSCCMCHTVTSLLRDLGANPTVVELDEDPWGKEMEKALARLIGRNPAVPAVFIGGRLVGCTDKVMSLHLSGKLVPLLRNAGAVWV